The proteins below are encoded in one region of Phaseolus vulgaris cultivar G19833 chromosome 1, P. vulgaris v2.0, whole genome shotgun sequence:
- the LOC137814415 gene encoding adenylate kinase 1, chloroplastic, with protein sequence MAAITRLVKRTPYLPCAARRFLSHAPLHKERNVQWVFLGCPGVGKGTYASRLCNLLGVPHIATGDLVRSELASNGPLSSQLSEIVNQGKLVSDEIIMNLLSKRLADGEAKGESGFILDGFPRTMKQAEILEGVTDIDLVVNLKIQEEALLAKCLGRRICNECGGNFNVASISIKGENGRPSMVMDPLLPPAHCMSKLITRSDDTEAVVQERLRIYSEKSQPVEEFYRSRGKLLEFDLPGGIPESWPKLLQALDLYDYEEKQSVAA encoded by the exons ATGGCGGCCATAACCCGCCTCGTAAAGCGCACCCCCTACCTCCCTTGCGCGGCGCGTAGATTTCTGTCTCACGCGCCGCTTCACAAGGAGAGGAATGTGCAGTGGGTGTTCCTGGGGTGTCCCGGCGTGGGAAAAGGCACCTACGCCAGCCGCCTCTGCAACCTCCTCGGCGTCCCTCATATCGCTACCGGCGATCTCGTTCGTAGCGAGCTCGCCTCCAACGGCCCGCTTTCTTCCCAG CTATCAGAAATTGTTAATCAAGGTAAATTGGTGTCCGATGAAATCATCATGAATTTATTGTCGAAGAGGCTGGCTGATGGGGAAGCAAAAGGTGAATCGGGATTTATTCTTGATGGGTTTCCACGAACGATGAAGCAAGCA GAAATATTGGAAGGGGTAACTGACATTGACTTGGTAGTCAATCTGAAGATCCAAGAAGAAGCACTGCTTGCAAAATGCCTTGGTAGAAGAATTTGCAATGAATGTGGAGGAAATTTTAATGTTGCTTCCATCAGCATCAAGGGTGAGAATGGGCGCCCATCAATGGTCATGGATCCACTTCTTCCTCCTGCACATTGTATGTCAAAGCTCATTACACGTTCAGATGATACTGAAGCAGTAGTCCAAGAAAGGCTTCGAATATACAGTGAAAAG AGTCAGCCTGTGGAGGAATTTTACCGTAGTAGAGGAAAACTGTTGGAGTTTGATTTGCCAGGAGGGATCCCGGAATCTTGGCCTAAGTTGCTACAAGCTCTTGATCTTTATGATTATGAGGAGAAGCAATCCGTTGCTGCATAA